The DNA region ATGTAATGGTTCAAGTACAAGAGGGTGAGAATTAGGATTTTTCATGATTGTTTTCCTGAGGTTTTTTTGCCAAGGCCACTTAGGGAATTGAATGATGCCTTGGTGAATTAGGGTTTTTACCTTGTTGCATCTTGGTTATTGGATTCATCAAGATTCATGGTCAATATAAGGCCCATTCTCCATTCATATGGTGATCATATGTTTCATGGCATTGGTGTGTGCTTAATCAAGCATTGATTAGCTAGTGCATTGGTTGATTGGTTATTGGTTATCCATTCATTGTGGTGCATATCATCATAGTTCATGTCATCAGTTGATTCATTCACAAGTTGCCCTAGAGCTTGCATTTCATTTATTCAATCCATCTTAAGATATGGCATTTCTTTGATACAAGGTGCATCTTCAAATTCAAGTCATTGGGATTGCTTATATTACAAGTCTTGTTCATCATTTGGATCAACCcatacattgcattgcattttttaagATTCATCATGAGCAGGGTCCATTGGGTGGCTTGGTTTTTGTGCAAGATGACCTTTGGTCAACTGatgactttttggtcaaccagttgatCAAAGTCAATAATCAAGGTGTGGATACCCTAAATTTGACCTATGACATTCTAATTTCAAGTGGAAATTTCCATTGATTTTTTAGGCCATGATGCATCATGATTCATTTAGTTAAGTTTGTGTCCATTTGCCTTGAATAATTTTAGTTGGACTAAGTCATTGAATATGAACATGGTAACCTTTTCACATAGCATTTCATATAGTATTTCATAAGGGAATTTCATACATTTGATATGGAAAGATAAGTAAaattttgatttggatttttgaatCATAAATTTGAACTTGAATCAATAGTAAGATTTGTCATTTACAAGCATGAACCATAAGCATTAGCATTGCATGAATCATTTTGCATAAATCTATTTCCTAGTTCTATTACATCATGTTACATTGTTACAATACATTTGAATAACAAttggaaataaaaaaaacatCTTGATTGAATTCCATACCAACTCATACATTTCAATCACCATGCCAAAATCCTGCTACAAGACCAAGACAAACCAGGCTGCAATaagtgtccaacatgaaacttgCAGCAATACAACCTGACTTGCAAGTCAAGAACCAACCTGAACCAAGTTCAACACCAACTGAACCACAAGCACTGCAGCAAACCATTTCCTCGAGCTAGACCTGCAGGGCATAACACCAAGCATTTGGATCAACAACTCATGGCCATTTGCAACAATTATCCTGTAGAAAAACAGAGCAAGGAAAAAAATGATAGCATTAACTACAATGCAAAAGTTCAAACTAAACAGTTCAATACATTTAATCCAAACTAACCATATCCAATTTTAGCAAGTTTAACTAACATGGTTCATAAACTGCATCAACATAGCATAACAGAAAAATCTAACACATAACAAACCATGATAGGAAATCAATCCACAAATCACTAACAATGCATTCATACTTCAGTTCATGTCCAAAATCAATTAACATTAGGACATTTCCTACGCATGTGTCCTATTTCACGGCAAATTCCACACCTTCTCTTTTCCTTCTCAACGTCGTCCATCTCGGTTCTAATCTTGGTGCTGTTTGGGCGCCctttcttcctccttctcatagAGTCGTCGTGGCAAAGAGTAAATCCTTCATATTATGGCCAATTCTCCTCATGGGGAAGTCCTAGGAAACTCTCCTGATAGACCTTGAAGAAGTTAAGAATTTTGAAGACGTCTGGAATGTGAATGGAATAGTCCTGGCGTATGCTCGAACATGCTGCGATTACATGGGAGCAAGGTAAGTGAAATGCCTGAAATTTCCCACAGTCACAGTGTTGTTTCCTCAGATCAACGCTGAACGTTCCGGTTGGTCGACCGTCGTTATGATTAATCTTCTCTTGGACCATGAAATAAAATCTCTCTCGGTCGAACTGCATGACGTTATGTGTGTTACTTTGATGTAAGTCTCACATTGCCGAATAAAATCTCTCTCGGTCGAACTGCATGACGTTATGCGTGTTAGCTTTGATGTAAGTCTCACATTGCCGAataaaatctctctctctctctctctctctctctcggTCAAACATTGCCGAATACGTAAGTCTCATTCAAATTTACCGTTTTTTATTTCCATTCTTTATCAGACCAAATATTCATTactgttttttattttaatttcagCAAGATGGTAGATTTCGGGTTCATTCACATACATATATTCAACCAAGTGCGGTTATAATACCGTATTTGGAGCTAGCAGGTTTTGTGAATGTGGCAAAAATTACAAGTCTAAAAGTAGACTCTAAACTCATTGTGGCATTGTTAGAGAGATGGAGACCGGAGACACATACATTTCATTTACCAATAGGTGAATGTACCATCACATTAGAGGATGTGAGTATGTTATTCGGTCTCCGAATCCATGGAAAAGCTGTCAATGGCCCAACAAACGTAACCAATGACGTTTACATGGAAAATTTGGGCATCGAATCAACCGCCTCGGATAAAAATGGGGCTTCTGTCAAAATTGTTTGGCTAGAAGCAGTATTAACGCAACTCAAAAATAACCCTAACCCGTTCGAGGCAGAAAATATTTTACATGCAAAAATTTATATTTTACTTTTAATTGCTACTTTTTTAATGCCAGATAAGAGTCACAATTTGTTGCATTCTTCTTGGTTACCTTTAGTAGGAGACCTTGAAAAATGTAATGCATACAGTTGGGGTTCTGCATGTTTGGCGACACTATATAGACATATGTGCAAGGCGGCCCATAGAGGAGTAAAGAGCATAGGAGGATGTGTTGTATTACTAACTGATTGGGATTCACACGCATACCCTTGATAGCCCCGGTTAGTAACGAGGTTCCATCACATCCTGATGCATTAAGGTAACGAttttcatttaaatgcaatttATATTTATCAAAATTATTTATACGTCACTTTAACGTATTTTTTTAATATGCAAGATGGTGCAAACGAGGTATGAATTATGGAAATAATCCTCGTCATCATGTACGAGGGTACCGTGTTGCAATAGAACACATGGAAGAAAACGATGTAAgaataattaattataatattaaacttatttaaatttattttatacattctaatattaattataatattaaacttatttaaatttattgtatacattctaatattaattataatattaaacttatttattttatacattctaatagttatatttcttttaacagtttatttggaggccgTACATACAATGTCCAGTGCCTGATTATAATGACAGTCGAGTCTGGAGTGCAACAACATATATCATATGTTTCTATACCGTTGAGATGCATCAGACGGATCGAGTCAAACTCCAATTTGGATTTGAACAACAAATACCGTCTCCGCCAAGATGTCTAAGTGAACACCATAACATGGCTATGGTCCAAGCTTGGGACACGCATTGGTAAGATTTAAATAAAGAAGAGCTGAAAGAATGGAAAAGAAGAAGGCATTTGGTGTTACAAGGAAACTCAGTAATTGGTGAGTCTAAGCCGGGTAGAGAATACATGAATTGGTTTTTATCAATTCCTTTTATGCACGTTGCTCCGACACAATTTTTGGATGATCCCCGTCAATGTGTAGCTTTTTCAACCCAACACACAACCCAACACACAACATCACCCCCACAACAACATAACCAACCATCATCCTCAGCTCAACAAACATACCAACACATCCAGACCACCCAACAACACACCATTTATTCCACCTCAACCCAACACCATAATCCCCAAACTCCATTCCCTCAAACAAACTACTTTTAcaaccaacaatatcaacaacaaaccaaCCTACGCCCACCCATACAATACACTCAAATTCCTCAACCCAACTTTGAATACTCAAACCCTCATTCTTAACCCCAACTTTCTAACACCACATACGCACATCTCACTCCCACATACAACCCTGATGATGTGTATTATCCTCCTATCCAACACACCCGACCGGAAACCTACACACAAACCACACATTCACTACCCAACTTTGACCTCACCGATGACCATTTAATGAGTATGCCTTCTTTTGGCGTTCAAGAACTCGACGTTATGGATATGCCTCCTAACACATCACAACAACATCAAAgtcaacaacatcaacaacaacaaaacgCCCTTGATGAATTGTCTTCCGACTCATCTCCATCTCCCGCAAGACAAAGACAAGAAGACTTGAGCAAGGGAAAACGCAAGAAAGTTGGCACAAGATGTGGAACAGGCGGTCACTATAAATAAAATGTATTGCTTCCATTATATCAATAAAATGTATTTCTTCCATTGTAATTCTTAAAAAAAcaaattatttctattattaatattCTAAAAATTAATCATCTTTATTactaatattttaaaaataataatatcacaatttttttattatcatgaaaaactataattatttacaatttattttaaatatttttttataaaaaattattattatttttaattaaatcaattatattaattaaatatagaattaataattaaaaaccaattatattaattattattagtatttaataaagtatttaaaatattaaaatataaaaaaaagtCTTCTTCATGCCCTCGGCCATTCATTGGCCGAGCCCTAACTACACGAATTGGGCCTTCAGCCCCTCGTCCATTGAAGTGACGAGTACACAAGAAAAAAGGGGATAGATTGGGAAATTATTTTCAAACTGGGACATATTGGGTAAAAAAATTCAAGAAGAGGACATATGCAGCAAAAATTCGCATCGGGAACATGCAGCATGCAGCCAGCTCAACTACCACATTTAATCAAGAGGGTGTGCATGTGTGATTTTCCATTTTGAAAAACATGCATAATTATTTTAGGCCTAATTGAAGTATTACCATCATCACGTTTTTTAGGGTGAGCCCACATGTTCAAATTAAAGAGAATAATATTTTCAGAGGTAATAAAGTTTATTTAAGGAGTTTGAGTGAGATTGGTCTCTTATTTACGTATTAATTAGAGATtaaaaaaacttataatattACCTTTGCTTATAAGCATATTTTGTAATTTTACATGTGGAATAAAATAAGCTTAGAGAGATTAAAATAAGTATAAgcttattttgttatttttacaTGTATTATAAAAAGAATTTATTTGGAATAGTTGAATGTTAGAAAAAAAAAGTAATTTTATATTAAATATCtataaaataatataaatgaatgatagtaataaattaataatataaattTTTTTACATTAATAATGTATAATAATTAATCTCCTATAAAAAAAAATTAGGATGCGTTATATATTAGAATTGTAGATTATTACATTGTATTAATAGCAACTACATAATCATATAATAGTGATAGAGACACATCTtcataaaaaaaatttaaaacattaAATATATGAGTATTCTCGGTCGGTTATACGTGTTTAACATCTACTCCCTCCGGTCTCATATgtaagcaaaaaaaaaaaaaaattggagtcTCAAATATAAGAAAAAATTAATTACAATGGTTACAATTAAATATACCATTCCAATTTTACCCTCAAATTTAGTTTTTCAATATTCATGTTTATTCCTATAATAACTCCACTTTTTACACTTCCAAAAGAGCATTTATTCTGAAACGTTGCATTTGTTATCATTGGCTTTTGAAAAGTCATATCCTATTATAAATGGTGCAGTATCATCTTGTACAAAACTCCATGAGTCTTGTTCTTCCTTTTTTTTTATACTCTAAAAATGACAAACCCACATCATTTAGCTAATGAGTTTCCATCTTTTGATTTAGGTATCGAAGACAATAAAGTTCCTGAAACAATTCAAACTCCAACAAATGAAAGTGCAGAAAATATCACTCCAAAGAATGAAAGTGAAAATGCTCTAACTCCAACAAATGAAAACACCATTGTTGAATACTTAGATATGGATGAGTTTGATCTGAACAAATTACCAGCATTGAACTTTGGTGTCAAGAAAGAAGAGGTTAAAGATATGATAAAAATTTACTTAGATTATTTAAACTAGGTGTGTTCTTATTTGGATTTTTATGATGTTTAATGTTTCTTTGTTGTTTCTATTGCACTGTTAAAGAATTGTACTGCTATGTTTCTTTATGATTGTGATGTTTAATGTTTATTTTTCTAATCATCTTCTATTGGTTTTTTGGAGTAATGTCATTGtctattttatttttcatttgttaAAAAATTCTAACGTGCAGTACCAGTGCCATCAGTAAGGAACTAACATGCATTCTTCATGAAACTAACTAGTAAGTCTAATGTAAACTAACTAGCATTCTTCATATTTTCTTCTTATTGTAATGTACAGTACCAATAATATGAAATAGGTAGTACAACACATAAACTAATAAGTCTAATGTAACTAACTAGCATTCTTCATATTTCCTTCTCCATGTAAATTCCATGATCTAGAACCAACCTCCTGAAAAATGAATAAATCAAATTTGACAATAATTAGCGTACactattttatttaaaaatttatAGAAAATACGATTATATAAACCAACAAGTTCGTACCTTAATTATCATTGTTTaaatattgaaaagtattttcaACTAACTCTCGGTCACATTTTAGTTGCGTAGGTAGTATGCCTCGATTAAGCAACACTTCTTTCTTCATATGGGGAATTCGGTAATTATTAGATCCTTTAATTTTCATGATTTCAATCATACAAGATTGAAGTGTGAGAAAAATTTTGTCAGATTGTTTGCTAGAAAAATTATCATATGAGTTTTGCACAACTTCAATGAGTTCATCAACTGATTTTGAAACTTCCTTTTGTTGTAATGATTGAATGGCATTGAAAAAACCCAGATCTAAAACATTTAAATCAGGAGAATTCGGTGGTTGACAAGATAAACGGATGTCAAATCCTCCTTCAGAAGCTGCTTTACGAAATTCTTCATCGTCAATAGAAACATGACACGGAGCATTATCTTGTTGTATATAAATTGTTTCCATTGCATGTTCTCTCGGTCATTTTTCTTTAATTGCAGGTAACACTTTATTGATTAGAAAATTTCGACTAACTTCTTTAGTGATAGAAGTAATCGGTTTAGTTTCAAGTGTACCCGAAGCTCTATTGATACTTGACCTTTTTGCTGCAACTTTTTGAACAAGAGGAAAGACGCCAATTTTTCCCGAAAATATCTCCTTATCACCGTCATCAAATCTAGGCCTAGCGACTGCTACTAAAAACATGACTTTTCCAATaaaatttttatttttgcatgTGCGATATGGCTCATCCTCATTTTCAAGAAGGTAGTAGTTAGCTGATTTTTTGGTCATGTAGAACCATTTTTCATCTATGTGGACGATATTATGCATAGACTTAAACTCCGGATCATGAGGAAGACTAGTTTCTTCAAGCATGGACAAGCAAAATCTAAGACGATCTTTCATATTTCTATCTTTCATTTGTGGCTTTAGAGAATTTGAATGCCGACGCAAAGTCCCATCCTTTACAAACTTAAACAATGCTGTTTTGCTAATGCCCAAGGCAAATGCGAGGCTCTGAAGAGTGCTACGTTTAGCTAACGAAATATCCCGCACTTTTTCAATATCTACCGCAACTCTTTTCCGACCACAATTTTTTGTTCTTTTATGAGACGCATCACCTGTTTGAGATACTTGCTTCCAAATTCGATAAATAACATCGATGGATACCGAGTATTTGGATGTCAACCATATAACAGTTCCGGATTTTAGTTTTCCACCACAACTATTCTTTATCAATAATTGAGCAATTATTTTCCGTTGATCATTGTTTAAAAATGATCTTTTTTTCCTAAAAGTTTCAGGTTCATGTTGAACCATTGTGGACACTGCatgaaaaaattgaaaataattaAGAAACAAGTATATGCTGCTACGCTGCTACTGTCTCATGTTTGTTACTACATGTTCTTATTGGCAAACAAAATATGGCTCTGTAATGAATAGAAAACAAATGATGACACTCCATTTATATTAATTTATGCATGTCTCATGTTTGTTGCTAATGCATGACTCATGCATGTTTTATATTTATAAACAAAATATGGCAATGTAGTAATGAATAGAAAACAAAAAGTAATGATATGATATGAAAAAAAGATGACACAGTAATGATATgaacaaacaaaaatataatgatATGATAAAAAATCTTACTAGCTGCAATACTTTCAGTTTCTCCATCACTTTCATATTGATTAAATTCAGTCTCCTCTCCATCTTCTTCATTTGGAATAAATTCACTCTCTGCAATTTTATAAAACAGTATTAAAAGtgaaaaaaattaattaagtTGTTCAAAAATTATCTAACATAAAAGTATTAGAGCATATTACCTTCTTCCATGACATGAACTTCATTTGAATATAAAGCATCAACATCAATGTCCTCATTAATATTAAAAAAACCATGTTCAAAATCATTTTCACAATTGAACATATTAGCTTCTTCCATGTATTCTTCATTTGATGAACTACCATGTAGGTCCTTAAAAGACAAGTTAAAATTACTTGAAGAAGGATCATTTAGATTAATGGATGGTGCTATGTTGCATTccatcatttcatgatcaatataTGGAGTGTTTAGATCAATATTAAGAGGCATTTTTATGAGAACCAAAAGATAATGATACAGGAAATGTAAAATTTTGGCTATGAAAATGAGAACCAAAAGCTTTAGTATTTATAGAACTCACTATGAAAATGTTAAATTTCTACAGGGCGGGACCATGGAAATTTAGGCGGGTGGAGAATACAGTAAATGGACTAAGAAGTGTTGTTTTTAGGCGGGACAAATTTCTACAGGAAATTTTAGTAAGAGGAAGTGGAATATATAACCATTAAATGACTAACCATTAAATGGTATTAATAAAAATTGACTAACCATTAAATGgttataataaaaatattaatttatttctAAATTAATAAATAAGGGTAAATATGGAAAAAATGTATATTTTCCATTACTTAAATGAATATATAGCCACTTTCTTAAAGGGTgagctttttttttttttgcttacATATGAGACCGGAGGGAGTATTACTTAAAAAAAAATAAGATCTATAACTTACACTTGATACATCATTAGTCTATATTAAACAACATATAAGTAATTTATAACTTACATTTGATACATCTTTAATCTATGCTAAACAACATGTAAGTAAGAGAATCCATATATGTGAGTTATAGCGGAGAGAAAGAGAGAATTTTAAAGGGATGTGAGtagaagaaaaaataaaaataaaaatttcaacatttttgaGAGTTTTTTAAATATAATGTTAAATGAAGGTTTGTGATTAATATATAGAGAATTATAACAATATATATTGAATTTAAATAATTTATCAAAATTCTTCAAAGTCTCTCTCCAATttaatttttttagttttttcATATCAGGGATTTTTATATTATAAAAACAAATAAATCTCTCAAAAACTTTCTTCTCTAAAATCCTCAATTATTTTCACTTTATTCTTTCTATTTTTTAAAGGCCTCTTTTCTCTCCCCGCTTAAACTCTCAAACAAAGTGTTAAGGTTTTATGTAAATGTGAGGTGTCCAAATTTACTTTTGTGATTGTTCTAAATAATATGTTGGTCCTAACTAGTGTTTAAATCTCCGTCAAAAGACTTAACAGTGATATCAGAGTCTAGTTTGATTTGCAGGAAGTTTGGGGGAACATGAGTGATTTTTGATGTTAAATTAAGAACGTGGAGAGTCTCACATTTGAATGAGAGAATATTTTGATGCATCAAACGGGAGTTATAAGTCTAACATTAAATGAAAGATTAGATGTTAAACACTATATAAATTAAAAACAAACTCACATCTACCCGATGTCTTAAGGTTTTAGATGAAGATGTGGTGTCTTTGTTGTTTATGTGGTTTCTCTTAATCCATTGTGATGATCCGATACAATTCTAAAGGCTTTCCTAAAAGATCCAACATTTTATTAATGAATGCCTATAAAAATCCCAATATTTTTATACGATTACATTCAATTATAACCTCTTATCTTAAATAATGTTAAGGCTAGTTCATTATAGATTTTAGAAAAAGGTAAGATTTTAAGCAATGATTGTGAACAATACTACACATTTTTTCTCTCGATAGGTTTTGCTTTACCGATTAGCATTACCAACACAAACCACCTACAAACATCATTGTTTCATATTTTTTGGTTGATTTCCCATGGATCTTTTCCCCATTACACGACCTCACCTTTATCCTTAACCCTTCATTTCTAGAAAAGTTGTTAAACCACCGCAAAACACTAAGAACTTTGCATATGCTAACATAAAGGTTTTTGTCAAACATTTAGCCATCTCCATCACCCATGTGTTAAGAGTGATTAAATTGAAATTTTGATAACCGGAGATGAACACCATACAGGTGTCGAAGTTTGTAATCATAACTTTCATGAAAGTATCATTTGGGCGAATGATGCAACTCCTTTGAAAATTGATGGCTTGCATGCCAAGATAATACCATTATAGAAAACTATTTCCGAATGGGGTATCTCCTCTTTTGGGGAGGGggtttttgaatttttttctcttCATTAGAGGATGTTAAAACTATGATATTGAGCGATTCGTGGAATTTAAGACCCGAACTCCTTAAACCTTTTGAAGTTGTATGTCTCTATTACATTAAGGGGGAGACTATGCATGTCTCTGCTTAATGGTTTTGTTGCTTGTCCATTAAACTTTATTTTGATTTTAGTCTTATATCATTGAGTCTCATATTTAATTGTgcatttatatattttttatctTATCAAATGGGGAGAAGTTGTAATGTGGGTCTATATTTGTTTTATGTGCTTTATGTTGTTGTGTATTTGTGTAATGTTTTTAGGGGGAGCACAAGATATTGAAGGAAAACATTGATCACACTTTGCTTTTGCTTGAAGTcaactcaaatttcaagtgaaagCTCGCAAAACATCACAAAGGGGGAAACAGAAGTTGCTTGCCTCTCCTACATTAAGGGGGCCATGTATGTCTCTACTATATGGTTTTGTTGTTTGTCCCTTAAgctttatttttgttttaatcttaTATCATTGAGTCTCTTCTTCAATTGCGGATTTGAGGATCATATTTTGGATCCATATATTTTAGCATGCATAATTCAAACCGTGTTTTCTTGAGTAGGAGTAATGTGCTTCAATTAGTCGAGTATTTTAATCAAGAACCTTATCTGAGATTGGTTCAAGTCATAACATAAGTGAAATCTCAAAACAACTTTCCAAAATGAAAAAAATTGAGATTTTAGGTGTGTGATTTGATCACACACCCACTAAGTCGAATAAGAAAAAACAAAAGTAAATCAGAAATCTGTGAGTCAAATCACAAGTTGTAGACAATTCAAATCATGGAACCCTATGAGTCGAATCACAACTTCTTCATGAGTCGAACCATGAAAATATTGTTAGCCACTGTTTTGTATAATTCGAATCATAACTTTGTATTGATTCAAATAAATTTATGCATGAACTGAATCACGGCCTTGCCTTAACTTGAATCATTGCTAAAATTGAATTCTCATAAGTATAGAATTTGTTCCAAAATAATTTCCCACTTGACTCAAATCACACAAGTATTCATGACTTGAATCAAGCATGAttttttcactcctttttgtgCTAAATCTCCAACACATATAAAATCATCTTTCACTCAAAATCTTTCACAATGTTAAAAAAACACATTCTTCCAATTTGATTTGAAAAATCACAAACCACTTGTTCTTTTAATTTTTAAATGAGTTTTGGATCATTTGTGAACACTTGAAAACAAAGATTTTTGTCATCTTCTACCTCACTCTTTTTCCATTGTTGCATGGATCTGAATCTTATCTTTGGAGATTCGTGATTGTTGAGGAGGTTCGTTCTTTAATTTAACATTTCTTTGAAGATTTGGTTAAAATTCTAGAGG from Lathyrus oleraceus cultivar Zhongwan6 chromosome 1, CAAS_Psat_ZW6_1.0, whole genome shotgun sequence includes:
- the LOC127094323 gene encoding uncharacterized protein LOC127094323 yields the protein MPLNIDLNTPYIDHEMMECNIAPSINLNDPSSSNFNLSFKDLHGSSSNEEYMEEANMFNCENDFEHGFFNINEDIDVDALYSNEVHVMEEESEFIPNEEDGEETEFNQYESDGETESIAAMSTMVQHEPETFRKKRSFLNNDQRKIIAQLLIKNSCGGKLKSGTVIWLTSKYSVSIDVIYRIWKQVSQTGDASHKRTKNCGRKRVAVDIEKVRDISLAKRSTLQSLAFALGISKTALFKFVKDGTLRRHSNSLKPQMKDRNMKDRLRFCLSMLEETSLPHDPEFKSMHNIVHIDEKWFYMTKKSANYYLLENEDEPYRTCKNKNFIGKVMFLVAVARPRFDDGDKEIFSGKIGVFPLVQKVAAKRSSINRASGTLETKPITSITKEVSRNFLINKVLPAIKEK